The segment GTCACCGTCCAAGGTCTTGACAACGACATGACCACCGATCGATCCCCAACCGTCGTCTTACCCGACGTCATGACCGCTCCCGTCCGCCCCGACATCGTCAGCTTCGTCCACGCGCAGATCTCCAACAACAGCCGCCAGCCCTACGCCGTCTCCAAGAAAGCCGGTCACCAGACCTCCGCCGAGTCGTGGGGAACCGGACGCGCCGTCTCTCGTATCCCTCGCGTCCCCGGAGGCGGGACTCACCGCGCCGGACAAGCCGCGTTCGGAAACCAGTGCCGCGGCGGTCGCATGTTCGCTCCGACGAAGACTCACCGTCTCTGGCACAGGCGCGTGAACGTCAACATGAAGAGGCACGCGATCGTCTCCGCCATCGCCGCGACTGCTGTTCCCGCGCTCGTGGTTGCGCGTGGGCATAAGATCGAGAACGTCCCCGAGATGCCACTTGTCGTTAGCGACTCTGTTGAAGCCGTGGAGAAGACGTCAGCTGCTATCAAGGTTTTGAAGCAGATCGGTGCTTACGATGACGCGGAGAAGGCGAAGGACAGTATTGGGATTAGGTCTGGTGTTGGTAAGATGAGGAACAGGCGTTACGTTTGCAGGAAAGGTCCTCTTGTGGTTTACGGAACCGAAGGTTCCAAGATTGTCAAGGCGTTTAGGAACCTTCCCGGTGTTGAGCTTTGCCACGTGGAGAGGCTTAACCTGTTGAAGCTTGCTCCCGGTGGTCACCTTGGGAGGTTTGTGGTTTGGACCAAGTCTGCTTTCGAGAAGCTTGAGGGGATCTATGGATCGTTTGAGAAAGGGTCGGAGATGAAGAAAGGGTACGTGCTTCCTAGGGCTAAGATGGTGAATGCTGATTTGGCGAGGATTATTAACTCTGACGAGGTGCAGAGTGTGGTGAAGCCGATTAAGAAGGATGCGGCGAGGGCTGTGATGAAGAAGAATCCTTTGAAGAATTTGAATGTGATGTTGAAGTTGAATCCGTATGCTAAGACTGCGAAGAGGATGTCTTTGTTGGCCGAGGCGCAGAGGGTTAAGTCCAAGAGTGAGAAACTCaccaagaagaggaagacggtTACTAAGGTAATATCACTTGTTCATGTCTTTGTTTTATCATTGTTTACAGTTCTATTGCTAATCTGTTAGATAGTATTATTTGGTCTAGTTATTTAGTAGTGTTGTCTTAAATCGATCGTATGGTTAATTACAAATGCAGAATGAAATGGCTTTGTAACTAAATGTCTTTTGCTTTTCTTGTCTGAATTCGTGTATCTCATGTTTTGTCTTTGTTAGAGTTTGGTAGAATTTTGTAATCAAAAGTTTACTCTTTTCTTGTCAAACTGATGTAGTTTCTTGTGCAAAGTTTTAGAGTTTTTTCTAACACTGTTATTAATCTCTTAATCTTACAGGAGGAGGCATTGGCGATCAAAGCAGCAGGGAAGTCGTGGTACCAGACTATGATCTCCGACAGTGACTACACCGAGTTTGACAACTTCACCAAATGGCTCGGTGCTAGCCAGTGATACTATCTATCATATGCGTGAAATGTTGTTGTCTTTAGTTAAAGGTTTTGGTTTTATATCTATTTGGTTTTTTTATGTCGTAATTCTAAGTTCAGCTTTGGACAAGTTAtgtcatttttcatttttggacCTTGCTTTCATCAATCGAACCAAGTTTAAGACAGCTTTATTCTTTTATCAGTTTTTATTACTTTATATTTCGTTATTAGAACTTAATTCTATATACTCTTTCTCATGGTTTTCTAATTTCGTGAGTAGATTCTTTGCCACCCAAATAAAGTAAACCATTGGTTGTCATAACTTCAATATCcatgtaaataataattacaaaagCCTAATAGTTCTAAAAATTAACAACAGATCCTCAACAGTTACAAGCTTTCATGCAAATTTAAATCACTGCTCTCAGTTCTTGAGATGGAAGATTCAGGATCttcataacatttttattttttttatctaacgTTCTCAAAATAAAGTAATAGGGGGGTTTCATAGCTATGGGTTTTATAAACGGGCCCAATTGATTGAACCCTAGACCCAGTCACTACCTGTTCGCCACGTGGACTATCCGGCAATGTAAGAAGTTACCAGAAAAAAAGACACAGAAACGAGAAACCCGTTTCTTTCTGGTTCAGTTTGACGTCTTCATCTACTTGAAAGAAACCACCTCCCGCCGCCGGAAAACCGCAgtctcaccaccaccaccgccgtAGGTTTGttgacctctctctctctctctctctctctttgatttgTTGAGAAACGAAGTGAAGTAATTTCTGATTACATTtctattttagggttttagtcATGTCGACGGAACAAGAACGTCTAGGGTCCGACGCTGCTGATGAAAGTAAGGCGTCGAGGGTTGATATCCGAATGTCTGAACTCCCAGCTGATGTTCAAGATCAGGAGCTAGATGGAGATAACAAGCAAGAAGGCTGCGTCGTCGTTGAACCAGGAGCTTCTTCAGCTGGTGATGATCTTGGAATGACCAAGGAGAAAGAATCTGTAAATGGAAGTTCAGATCTGGTCTTAGGAACAACCACTAAGGAAAGTGAGAAGAAGGAAGTCTCAGTTAATGTTGAAAAAGAAGAACCTGACATAAAGCAAGGAACAGAAGCTGAGAGCTTGGATGATATTGAGTGTTTTATGGGTTTAGATCCATACGAAAGCAAGGATGAGAGTGCTTTGGATACTGATGACAATACTCCTGTGACTTTGAAAGTGAAGCTCTCTGACTCAGATTTAGTCTGGGCTAAAGTGAGGAGCCATCCGTGGTGGCCTGGACAGGTCTTTGACGCCTCTGCTGCGACAGACAAGGCGAAGAAGCATTTCAAGAAAGGAAGCTTTTTAGTTACATACTTCGGAGACTGCTCCTTCGCTTGGAACGACGCGTCAAAGGTAAAGCCTTTCCGACATCATTTCTCTCAAATGGCGAAGCAGAGTAGCCTGCCTAGTTTTGTCGATGCCGTTGATTTCGCTTTGGAAGAGGTGTCGAGAAGGATAGAGTTCGGTTTAGCTTGTTCTTGTATCTCGGAGGAAGTCTATCAGAGGATCAAGACTCAGAAGATAATCAATCCTGGAATCAGAGAAGATTATAGCATAGTACAAGGGGGAGACAAGGTCTCAAGTGCGGAACTCTTTGAACCTGCAGAACTTGTGGAGTATGTGAAGCGTTTAGCATGCTCTCCAAGCTATGATCCTTCTTCTGATGAGCTGCAGTTTGTAAGTCAGAGAGCTAGGTTATTGGCTTTTAATCGCTGGAAAGGCTATACCGACCTCCCTGAGTTTGAGACACTTCAAGGATCAGTGGAGTCTGCACCCAAGATATCTCCTGAAGATACTGAAGTGAAAGAGTCTGCTCCTGAaccgaaaaagaaaaagagtaaacAAGTGAAAGAGTCTTCTCCTGAACCGAAAAAGAGTAAACAAGTTTATACTAAAAGGAGAAAGACAGAAGACAAAGATCAGTGTAAACTTGATGGAGTGTTTGAGTATGAGGACACTACTACTACTGTTGtgaagaaaaaggagaaaactttgGCAGAGTTCATTGCTGAGAAACGCTTAAGCAAAAGTCATGGTAAGAGATCAGATGAAAATGCGGTTAGGAAGCAGGATGGTGAAAAGAAACGCAAGGTTGTGCATTCAGAACCTGCCAAGTCTTCTTCTGCCAAAAGGATGAAGACAGAAGATTCAGGATCGCCAATGTCTCCTCCCAAGAATGATCAGAAGATTACACCAATGAAGGCTAAAACAAGTTTTGGAATTGGGGAGAGCATATTGAGAGTAGCAAACCAAATGCATTGTTCAACACCTACTGGACTTGTGCCTTGCAGTAAGAACAATAGCAGCGGAAAAAGTAAACCTAAAAGAGAGCCATCTCTTAGTGAAACACTTTCAAGCCGTCACTCTGCTTCTACTACCAAGGCCTCAAGTGGGAAACCCAATCTCATCAGCATAGACAAGCTACAATCAGGACAAGTTTCACATGTCGGAAAGGAAACACCTAATAGTGAACTTGTAGAAGAGTCGATGTCGGAGGTCAAGAACTTGAAAGGCTCCTCTGATGAAAAGATGGTAAATGAAGAAGCTGCAAGCATTGTGGGTGAGATGACTAGTGAGGATAGCAAACAAACTGAAGAGAAGATCACTGGCTCGGACTTGAAAGTGAAAGAGCAGCATGTCAACAAGAACTGCCCTGAAGAATCTTCTGCGTAGTAGGGAGGCTGACCTTTACCGCCTAATGCACTAATCAGAACAAGACTTCGGTTATAGACTCTTTGTAGacaacttttgttttctttccaaGTTTTAGGTTTGTATCTGATTATATTTGAGCAGACCAATACCTTAAAAGTATGAAAAAAGTTACAACCTTATTTATTGTTTCCAGTTTAATGAAATTCACTAAGATCTAAAGAGTGACACACTGACAGCTTCAAAGTAACTATAATGCTTTAGGCAACGTGAATCAAAAACTGATGAAACAAAACCGAGTTTAAAACTCAACCACTGGTACACATGTTCGAGAATCTTGAAGCAGAACAAAGGTAAAATGGCTTCAAAGCCTTCAAGTATCAAAAATCCATTAACAAAACAAGCTTAAGAAAACAGTAGAGAGTCTAAGACCTaggcttctccttcttctccttgaaaAGGGCCAAGAGTGAGACACCAGACACCTTCACCACCTTGAACCTGACTCCGGGAATATCTCCGACGGCATGTCCTTTACGTCCGAATCCAGCAATCAACACCTCATCCTGCACAACATCCCATCAATGAGACAGAAGATTGTAAGAATTATTACTAAGGAAACAACTGATTACTGAGAAGCTATGAACTTACGTTTTCTTCAATGTAGTTCAAGCAACCATCATTAGGAACGAAAGCAGCAATCTTTTTGCCGTTCTTGATCAACTGAACTCTGGCACATTTACGAATGGCAGAGTTAGGCTGCTTAGCCTCAATACCACTGCATCATCATTAACAACAAAAACTTATCAATCTCAGAACAAAAATCAAGGAAGAAAGAGAGGAAGTGTGCAAGTCTTTACATCTTCTCAAGGACGATTCCTTTGGCGTGGGAAGAACCAGCAAAAGGCTTCTTCCACTCGTTTCCTTGGTGACTCTTCTTGTACTGCTTGTCAGCCCACCTCTGGTTAATCCTAAGCCTCTTCAGCTTGCGCCCAGCTCCCATACCACGTGTCTTACTAAAGAGTTTTAAAAGACAACGCATTGAGGTTATAATTCACATAAAGTCAGAATCTTTATTACAAAAAGGATATAACATATGAAAAGAGGTTACAAGGAGTCAGAATCTCTTGTGATTAAAAATAACCAAGTAGCATCAGATTCACCATTTCCATTAAACCTAGTGAACTAAGAGGTGAACACAACCAGAAGGAAAACAAACAGAACACGACCAAAGAACAGTCCTAAACCCGACAAGACATGATGGAGTTAACTAATCATTGCGATTTCATCGAAATCGAAACATGAAAACAGAACATAAACactaaaagagagagagatgagattgGAAACAGAGGATCGGAAATAAACCATACCCCATGTTTGCGACGgcgagagagagtgagaagAGAGACTTGACTGCAAGTGCTTAAGGCGTGAGAGCTAGAGAGGAACCCTAAAGCTAAGAAGCAATTTATATAGGGTTGTCAATTGATATGCAATCCGGTCTGGTGTAAACCGGTTTTCTATAAGAAGACGGATTGATGAGATTTTAATTGGATTTTGTGGTTTTcttctttaataaaaactaaaaaggcATACATACCGGTAACTACTGAATTTTGTTGGgttagataaaaaaaagaagtgaatTTTGTTGAAAAGAAAACTTAGAGTGATTGATAagcttttataaatattttttttgctactAAAAACAGTTAATtatcttaattattatttaaaaattaattaaaccatattttataatttttaatacattttggcgattttattttgtaagatATTTACGTTTTAGCCATTTGTTTACAATGTGACGAGAGAGAGCTGGTTTACTTGAATTCAGTTTTTACAAATCAAATGTGGTATGGTTTGATCCAGGCTCAGAAGTCAGAACTAATAACATCAAAAGTATTCGATAATGTAACCAATAtcgaaaaaaaacattagaaatGTTATATGATTGACAGAGACTTTAAACTGCACATTCATGTAACCAACATTGCATTGCTTTGCATGTAGTTGACACAAAACTCAGAACACCATCCTTGGtgcaaaaaaagagagagagagagagtatataGTGGTAAATAGAAAAACAACTAGGTTAAGTCACACGGCATCCTCACCGCTTTTAAAACGCCGTTTTCAACCTTGGGCGGGGCTGTGGATCGTCTAGGTTTTGGTGCAGGAGAAACTCGTTTCTTTGCTGCAGCAGGTGCTTTCTCCCGTAAAACATCATTACTTTCCTCTTTGGTTGCCTTGGTTGCAGAAGACGAGCTTTGGGCCTTGAGCTCGCCTCTTGCTGGTTTTGTTGGAACCATGTTGCGACGTCTAGCCGTTGAGCTAGCCAGACCTTCGTCATCACTAACCGATGACCTTCCAATGCTCTGCCTACGGTTCTTATTCGAGCTCGTGGCTGTTTCATGAGCTGGCTTTGTGGGAACCATGTTGCGACGTTGAGCCGTTGAGCTGGCCAGCCCTTCGTCGTCACTAACCGATGACCTTGTATTGACGTTCCTACGGTTTTTCTCCGAGCTCTTGGCGATTGCATCGGTGGTCTTGGGTCTTATAGACGGTGGGGTTGGCTTGTTCTTTCGCTGGTTGGTGGATGATGTTGATTTTGATGGGGTATTTGGATGAGTCGAGCTACTACTGAAATTTTTGCGGTTTGAAGAGTTTGTGACTTCTCCTCCATGGTATGGTTTAGCGGTGCtgctttcttctttctctgagCTTTCCCATGACCGGTCAGCCGTCCACCTTTCAGACCAGCTCCAACCCCAAGTAAGGTTATTAGGATCCATGAACATAGTCATCGTAGGTTTCAAGCTTCTCTTCAAGTGTTGCTGCAAATTTGAGgcacatataatatataatatatacatatatatatatatgaactgTAATACATGTACACACATGAAAGTAAGTTTACCTGATGTGTGGATGCATAAGCCAATGCCCTTTCTCTTCTCATTGTCGCCTCATACTTATTCAACAAACCTGCTTCAACTTGTTTCTTGGAATGATTATTATTACCCCCATTCTACAGAAGAAAGAGCAAACATCTTAGGATTTATAGGAAATATATACAAGTAAGAGATCCCATCAGAAGATGCGCCTGAGTGAGAAAAAATGTGGGCAGCATAAATGAGACatagagtgagagagagagagaccttggAGCCTCTTAGTTCTTTGGCATGCTTCTGAAGGAGTTGCTTATGGCGAGCATGATTCTCTTGTACCATCCGGATTCTCCTAGACTGGATCTGTGACTGTACACGAGCGAGAGTTTGCATAGATTTAAGGGTATGTGAAGCTTGCCTTTGTACAACCGATCCTTCCATCAATGACTTAAGTCTGACCAACCTCCTCATTCTCGTTGATTCTTGTCTTGCCTACATTGTAGAAAATTATCAAAAGT is part of the Raphanus sativus cultivar WK10039 chromosome 5, ASM80110v3, whole genome shotgun sequence genome and harbors:
- the LOC108858963 gene encoding protein IQ-DOMAIN 1-like, with the protein product MVKKAKWLENVKKAFSPDKLKHESVEESVISYPVLVTRSRSSPPQFEVRVDEVNYEHKKKKKMNLSHPPSEEEEEEDDDLVDSSTPSSPEFAPPPAAPDRFAGKSKEDAAAIFIQSTFRGHLARQESTRMRRLVRLKSLMEGSVVQRQASHTLKSMQTLARVQSQIQSRRIRMVQENHARHKQLLQKHAKELRGSKNGGNNNHSKKQVEAGLLNKYEATMRRERALAYASTHQQHLKRSLKPTMTMFMDPNNLTWGWSWSERWTADRSWESSEKEESSTAKPYHGGEVTNSSNRKNFSSSSTHPNTPSKSTSSTNQRKNKPTPPSIRPKTTDAIAKSSEKNRRNVNTRSSVSDDEGLASSTAQRRNMVPTKPAHETATSSNKNRRQSIGRSSVSDDEGLASSTARRRNMVPTKPARGELKAQSSSSATKATKEESNDVLREKAPAAAKKRVSPAPKPRRSTAPPKVENGVLKAVRMPCDLT
- the LOC108805174 gene encoding PWWP domain-containing protein 2 — protein: MSTEQERLGSDAADESKASRVDIRMSELPADVQDQELDGDNKQEGCVVVEPGASSAGDDLGMTKEKESVNGSSDLVLGTTTKESEKKEVSVNVEKEEPDIKQGTEAESLDDIECFMGLDPYESKDESALDTDDNTPVTLKVKLSDSDLVWAKVRSHPWWPGQVFDASAATDKAKKHFKKGSFLVTYFGDCSFAWNDASKVKPFRHHFSQMAKQSSLPSFVDAVDFALEEVSRRIEFGLACSCISEEVYQRIKTQKIINPGIREDYSIVQGGDKVSSAELFEPAELVEYVKRLACSPSYDPSSDELQFVSQRARLLAFNRWKGYTDLPEFETLQGSVESAPKISPEDTEVKESAPEPKKKKSKQVKESSPEPKKSKQVYTKRRKTEDKDQCKLDGVFEYEDTTTTVVKKKEKTLAEFIAEKRLSKSHGKRSDENAVRKQDGEKKRKVVHSEPAKSSSAKRMKTEDSGSPMSPPKNDQKITPMKAKTSFGIGESILRVANQMHCSTPTGLVPCSKNNSSGKSKPKREPSLSETLSSRHSASTTKASSGKPNLISIDKLQSGQVSHVGKETPNSELVEESMSEVKNLKGSSDEKMVNEEAASIVGEMTSEDSKQTEEKITGSDLKVKEQHVNKNCPEESSA
- the LOC108805175 gene encoding 40S ribosomal protein S23-2 encodes the protein MGKTRGMGAGRKLKRLRINQRWADKQYKKSHQGNEWKKPFAGSSHAKGIVLEKIGIEAKQPNSAIRKCARVQLIKNGKKIAAFVPNDGCLNYIEENDEVLIAGFGRKGHAVGDIPGVRFKVVKVSGVSLLALFKEKKEKPRS
- the LOC108863537 gene encoding 60S ribosomal protein L4-1: MATSVARPLVTVQGLDNDMTTDRSPTVVLPDVMTAPVRPDIVSFVHAQISNNSRQPYAVSKKAGHQTSAESWGTGRAVSRIPRVPGGGTHRAGQAAFGNQCRGGRMFAPTKTHRLWHRRVNVNMKRHAIVSAIAATAVPALVVARGHKIENVPEMPLVVSDSVEAVEKTSAAIKVLKQIGAYDDAEKAKDSIGIRSGVGKMRNRRYVCRKGPLVVYGTEGSKIVKAFRNLPGVELCHVERLNLLKLAPGGHLGRFVVWTKSAFEKLEGIYGSFEKGSEMKKGYVLPRAKMVNADLARIINSDEVQSVVKPIKKDAARAVMKKNPLKNLNVMLKLNPYAKTAKRMSLLAEAQRVKSKSEKLTKKRKTVTKEEALAIKAAGKSWYQTMISDSDYTEFDNFTKWLGASQ